A part of Streptomyces sp. NBC_00557 genomic DNA contains:
- a CDS encoding HAD domain-containing protein: MAGTAERPLLFLDVDGPLIPFGASYGSSASVDQGNPLLDRLDPGIGPRLLALGCHLVWATTWMEDANEAVAPRVGLPMLPVVEWPATGTHDGPRGLHWKTRPLVEWADGRPFIWVDDEISAMDRLWVDAQHPGPSLLHRVDPVRGLGDADFSALGDWLAVRAPATG, from the coding sequence ATGGCCGGCACAGCTGAGCGCCCCCTCCTCTTCCTGGACGTCGATGGTCCGCTCATCCCGTTCGGAGCGTCATACGGCTCCTCGGCGTCGGTCGATCAGGGAAACCCGCTGCTTGATCGGCTGGATCCCGGCATCGGACCCCGCCTCCTCGCCCTGGGCTGTCATCTCGTGTGGGCCACGACGTGGATGGAGGACGCCAACGAGGCCGTCGCTCCGCGCGTGGGACTGCCGATGCTGCCCGTGGTGGAGTGGCCGGCTACCGGCACCCACGACGGACCGCGCGGCCTGCACTGGAAGACTCGCCCCTTGGTCGAGTGGGCCGACGGCCGGCCGTTCATCTGGGTGGACGACGAAATCAGCGCCATGGACCGCTTGTGGGTCGATGCCCAGCATCCCGGGCCGTCGCTGCTTCATCGCGTCGATCCGGTTCGAGGACTCGGAGACGCCGACTTCTCGGCCCTCGGCGACTGGCTCGCCGTGAGGGCGCCGGCTACAGGCTGA
- a CDS encoding IS5 family transposase: MVAVARSSSSTPACDCLAHRFGNACDRPEGYCRRQMIDAVHYLVDNGIKWRAMPADFPPWPRVYAFLARWRDTGLTAELHDRLHKAVRQAEGRDPEPSGAVVDLQSVKADATVAHASRGFDAGKKINGRKRHLLTDTLGLLLAVHVTPASVTDRDGARILLPPATGRFRRLTRVWADGGDTGHLTDWTSQHLGLVLDIVRRSEDVRGFQALPRRWVVQRSFAWLLRSRRLVRDYERCTETSEVVIRWSMIALMNRRLAARHHRPTLPAG; encoded by the coding sequence GTGGTCGCGGTTGCCCGGTCCAGTTCGTCCACTCCTGCGTGTGACTGCCTCGCCCACAGGTTCGGGAACGCCTGCGACCGGCCAGAGGGCTACTGCCGCCGGCAGATGATCGACGCGGTGCACTACCTCGTCGACAACGGCATCAAGTGGCGGGCGATGCCCGCCGACTTCCCGCCCTGGCCGCGGGTCTACGCCTTCCTCGCCCGCTGGCGGGACACCGGGCTGACGGCCGAATTGCACGACCGGCTGCACAAGGCGGTCCGCCAGGCGGAAGGCCGTGACCCGGAGCCAAGTGGGGCTGTGGTGGACTTGCAGTCGGTGAAGGCGGACGCGACCGTCGCCCACGCCTCACGAGGGTTCGACGCAGGCAAGAAGATCAACGGACGCAAGCGGCACCTGCTGACCGACACGCTCGGGCTTCTCCTGGCCGTGCACGTCACACCGGCATCCGTGACCGACCGGGACGGCGCCAGGATCCTCCTGCCGCCGGCAACCGGCCGCTTCCGGAGGCTGACGCGGGTCTGGGCCGACGGCGGCGACACCGGTCACCTCACCGACTGGACGAGCCAGCATCTCGGGCTCGTCCTCGACATCGTCCGCCGCAGCGAGGACGTCCGAGGCTTCCAGGCACTGCCCCGCCGCTGGGTCGTCCAGCGGTCCTTCGCCTGGCTACTGCGCAGTCGGCGCCTGGTCCGAGACTACGAACGCTGCACCGAGACCAGCGAAGTCGTCATCCGGTGGTCGATGATCGCACTCATGAACCGCCGCCTGGCCGCACGACATCATCGGCCTACCCTGCCGGCAGGGTGA
- a CDS encoding ABC transporter ATP-binding protein yields MATPPSLSDLADRVEEARNRPAYGHDALITCDRLVRIFSTDGVEVQALQGLDLLVREGELMALVGASGSGKSTLMNILAGLDTPTAGAARVAGHDLLAMTARDRLAYRRTTVGFVWQQTSRNLLPYLTAAQNVALPLQLSGVRARRRARAERVMELLELLQVADCRDRHPREMSGGQQQRVAIAVALANAPAVLLADEPTGELDSGTAAQVFDAFRTANETLGTTIVIVTHDQAVAGEVRRTVAIRDGRTSTEVLRRSEIDAATGDERVVAREYAMLDRAGRLQLPADYLRALDMRDRVALELEPDHIGVWPDDTRPQQ; encoded by the coding sequence ATGGCAACGCCCCCGAGCCTGTCCGACCTGGCCGACCGGGTCGAGGAAGCCCGCAACCGGCCCGCCTACGGCCACGACGCGCTGATCACCTGCGACCGCCTGGTCCGTATCTTCTCCACCGACGGCGTGGAGGTGCAGGCGCTGCAGGGCCTGGACCTCCTGGTCCGCGAGGGCGAGCTGATGGCCCTCGTCGGCGCCTCCGGCAGCGGCAAGTCCACGCTGATGAACATCCTCGCCGGCCTGGACACCCCCACCGCCGGCGCCGCCCGCGTCGCCGGACACGACCTGCTCGCCATGACCGCCCGGGACCGCCTGGCCTACCGCCGCACGACCGTCGGCTTCGTCTGGCAGCAGACCTCCCGCAACCTGCTCCCCTATCTCACCGCCGCCCAGAACGTCGCCCTGCCCCTCCAGCTCTCCGGCGTCCGCGCCCGCCGCCGCGCCCGCGCCGAACGTGTCATGGAACTGCTGGAGTTGCTGCAGGTGGCCGACTGCCGCGACCGTCACCCGCGGGAGATGTCCGGCGGCCAGCAGCAGCGCGTCGCGATCGCCGTGGCCCTCGCCAACGCCCCGGCGGTGCTGCTCGCCGACGAACCCACCGGCGAACTCGACTCCGGGACCGCCGCGCAGGTCTTCGACGCGTTCCGCACGGCCAACGAGACCCTCGGCACCACGATCGTGATCGTCACCCACGACCAGGCGGTGGCGGGCGAGGTCCGCCGCACGGTCGCCATCCGCGACGGCCGCACCTCCACCGAGGTGCTGCGGCGCAGCGAGATCGACGCCGCGACCGGCGACGAGAGGGTGGTGGCCCGGGAGTACGCCATGCTGGACCGCGCGGGCCGCCTCCAGCTGCCCGCCGACTACCTGCGCGCCCTGGACATGCGCGACCGTGTGGCCCTGGAACTGGAGCCGGACCACATCGGGGTGTGGCCGGACGACACACGGCCACAGCAGTGA
- a CDS encoding acyl-CoA thioesterase, with the protein MRHIYRCPLRWADMDAYGHVNNVVFLRYLEEARIDFLFRPDKEFKQGSVVARHEIDYKRQLVHRHHPVDIELWVTEIKAASFTIAYEVKDDDLVYVRASTVIVPFDFEAQRPRRITAEERAFLEEYRDTADDEEAVAA; encoded by the coding sequence TTGCGCCACATCTACCGCTGCCCGCTGCGCTGGGCGGACATGGACGCGTACGGGCACGTGAACAACGTCGTCTTCCTGCGCTACCTGGAGGAAGCCCGCATCGACTTCCTGTTCCGCCCGGACAAGGAGTTCAAGCAGGGGTCGGTCGTGGCGCGCCATGAGATCGACTACAAGCGGCAGCTCGTCCACCGGCACCACCCGGTGGACATCGAGCTGTGGGTCACCGAGATCAAGGCCGCGTCCTTCACCATCGCCTACGAGGTGAAGGACGACGACCTGGTGTACGTGCGGGCGTCCACCGTGATCGTCCCGTTCGACTTCGAGGCGCAGCGGCCGCGGCGGATCACCGCCGAGGAGCGCGCGTTCCTGGAGGAGTACCGGGACACGGCCGACGACGAGGAGGCCGTCGCCGCATGA
- a CDS encoding Cys-Gln thioester bond-forming surface protein, which yields MAAGVLSGAGTAAADGTDGTPQTRGGATATINGLKTYGEAVIHQVGGDQRVEAGLFEMSVDGGGTLQTYCVDLHNPTQRDAHYEETPWSGTSLGGNKDAGRIRWILQNSYPQVNDLAALARQAGTGPLTEQDAAAGTQVAIWRYSDHAKVDAVDPQAEKLADYLQKSARDLGEPHASLTLDPPAVSGRPGALLGPVTVHTNAGAVTVSPPPDAATSGVRITDSTGKAVTSARDGSRLYFDIPEDSAGSGAGGSSQGLDSGGGTAQLTVQASTTVPVGRAFTSDSRSQTQILAGSSESTVSATATATWAAEGAIPAVSVRKDCAKGGVDLFVANRGDRPFTFELMGAEHTIPARASQTVTVPLQEDQAYDFTITGPHGFSQRFTGVLDCKTQGALTTRAAKAHNEPAPASVGGTMAPGTDLAATGGSAITPLIAGVAIGFVVIGGAVLVLLRKREQPGG from the coding sequence ATGGCGGCGGGTGTGCTCTCCGGCGCCGGTACGGCCGCGGCCGACGGGACCGACGGGACACCGCAGACCCGGGGCGGGGCGACGGCCACGATCAACGGTCTGAAGACCTACGGCGAGGCAGTGATCCACCAGGTCGGCGGCGACCAGCGTGTGGAGGCGGGCCTGTTCGAGATGTCCGTCGACGGCGGCGGCACCCTCCAGACGTACTGCGTCGACCTCCACAACCCCACCCAGCGCGACGCCCACTACGAGGAGACGCCGTGGAGCGGCACCTCCCTGGGCGGCAACAAGGACGCCGGCAGGATCCGCTGGATTCTGCAGAACTCCTACCCGCAGGTCAACGACCTCGCCGCGCTCGCCCGCCAGGCGGGCACCGGCCCGCTGACCGAGCAGGACGCGGCGGCCGGCACCCAGGTGGCCATCTGGCGCTACTCCGACCACGCGAAGGTCGACGCCGTCGACCCGCAGGCGGAGAAGCTCGCCGACTACCTGCAGAAGAGCGCCCGCGACCTGGGTGAACCGCACGCCTCGCTGACGCTGGACCCGCCGGCGGTCTCCGGGCGGCCGGGGGCCCTGCTCGGCCCGGTGACCGTGCACACCAACGCGGGCGCCGTCACGGTGAGTCCGCCGCCGGACGCGGCCACCAGCGGGGTGCGTATCACCGACAGCACCGGAAAGGCGGTGACCTCCGCGCGGGACGGCAGCCGGCTGTACTTCGACATTCCGGAGGACTCCGCCGGGAGCGGCGCGGGGGGCTCCTCCCAGGGTCTCGACAGCGGCGGAGGCACGGCCCAGCTGACCGTCCAGGCGTCGACGACGGTGCCCGTGGGACGCGCCTTCACCTCCGACAGCCGCAGCCAGACCCAGATCCTGGCCGGCTCCAGCGAGTCCACGGTCTCCGCCACGGCGACCGCGACCTGGGCGGCCGAGGGTGCGATACCGGCGGTCTCGGTCCGGAAGGACTGCGCCAAGGGCGGCGTCGACCTCTTCGTGGCCAACAGGGGCGACCGGCCCTTCACCTTCGAGCTGATGGGCGCCGAGCACACGATCCCCGCTCGCGCCTCCCAGACGGTGACCGTGCCGCTCCAGGAGGACCAGGCCTACGACTTCACGATCACCGGCCCGCACGGCTTCAGCCAGCGTTTCACCGGCGTCCTCGACTGCAAGACGCAAGGCGCCCTCACCACCCGGGCGGCCAAGGCCCACAACGAACCCGCCCCCGCCTCGGTCGGCGGCACCATGGCCCCCGGCACCGACCTCGCCGCGACGGGCGGCTCCGCGATCACCCCGCTGATCGCGGGCGTGGCCATCGGCTTCGTGGTGATCGGCGGGGCGGTGCTGGTCCTGCTGCGCAAGCGTGAACAGCCCGGCGGCTGA
- the ettA gene encoding energy-dependent translational throttle protein EttA, whose protein sequence is MAEFIYTMRKTRKAHGDKVILDDVTLNFLPGAKIGVVGPNGAGKSTVLKIMAGLEQPSNGDAFLSPGYSVGILLQEPPLNEEKTVLENVQEGVAEIKGKLDRFNEIAELMATDYSDALLEEMGKLQEELDHAEAWDLDAQLEQAMDALGCPPGDWPVTNLSGGEKRRVALCKLLLEQPDLLLLDEPTNHLDAESVNWLEQHLAKYPGTVVAITHDRYFLDNVAEWILELDRGRAYPYQGNYSTYLETKAARLKVEGQKDAKRQKRLKEELEWVRSNAKGRQAKSKARLARYEEMAAEAEKMRKLDFEEIQIPPGPRLGNVVVEVEKLNKAFGEKVLVEDLSFTLPRNGIVGVIGPNGAGKTTLFKMIQGLETPDSGTIKVGETVKISYVDQGRANIDPKKTLWEVVSDGLDYINVGQVEMPSRAYVSAFGFKGPDQQKPAGVLSGGERNRLNLALTLKQGGNLLLLDEPTNDLDVETLSSLENALLEFPGCAVVVSHDRWFLDRVATHILAYEGDSKWFWFEGNFESYEKNKIERLGPDAARPHRATYKKLTRG, encoded by the coding sequence TTGGCTGAGTTCATTTACACCATGCGCAAGACGCGCAAGGCGCACGGCGACAAGGTGATCCTCGATGATGTCACCCTGAACTTCCTGCCGGGAGCGAAGATCGGCGTCGTCGGGCCGAACGGTGCCGGTAAGTCGACCGTGCTGAAGATCATGGCCGGGCTCGAGCAGCCGTCCAACGGCGATGCCTTCCTGTCGCCGGGCTACAGCGTCGGCATCCTGCTCCAGGAGCCCCCGCTGAACGAGGAGAAGACCGTCCTGGAGAACGTCCAGGAGGGTGTCGCCGAGATCAAGGGCAAGCTCGACCGGTTCAACGAGATCGCCGAGCTGATGGCGACCGACTACTCCGACGCGCTGCTGGAGGAGATGGGCAAGCTCCAGGAGGAGCTCGACCACGCCGAGGCCTGGGACCTGGACGCCCAGCTGGAGCAGGCCATGGACGCCCTCGGGTGCCCCCCCGGCGACTGGCCCGTCACCAACCTCTCCGGTGGTGAGAAGCGCCGCGTCGCGCTGTGCAAGCTGCTGCTCGAGCAGCCCGACCTGCTGCTCCTCGACGAGCCCACCAACCACCTCGACGCCGAGTCGGTGAACTGGCTGGAGCAGCACCTCGCCAAGTACCCGGGCACCGTCGTGGCGATCACCCACGACCGGTACTTCCTGGACAACGTCGCCGAGTGGATCCTCGAGCTCGACCGCGGCCGCGCCTACCCGTACCAGGGCAACTACTCCACCTACCTGGAGACCAAGGCCGCCCGTCTGAAGGTCGAGGGGCAGAAGGACGCCAAGCGGCAGAAGCGGCTCAAGGAAGAGCTGGAGTGGGTGCGCTCCAACGCCAAGGGCCGGCAGGCCAAGTCCAAGGCCCGTCTCGCGCGGTACGAGGAGATGGCCGCCGAGGCCGAGAAGATGCGGAAGCTGGACTTCGAGGAGATCCAGATCCCGCCGGGCCCCCGCCTGGGCAACGTCGTCGTCGAGGTCGAGAAGCTCAACAAGGCCTTCGGCGAGAAGGTCCTCGTCGAGGACCTGAGCTTCACCCTGCCGCGCAACGGCATCGTCGGTGTCATCGGCCCGAACGGCGCCGGCAAGACCACCCTGTTCAAGATGATCCAGGGGCTCGAGACCCCGGACTCGGGCACCATCAAGGTCGGCGAGACGGTGAAGATCTCGTACGTCGACCAGGGCCGCGCCAACATCGACCCGAAGAAGACGCTGTGGGAGGTCGTGTCCGACGGGCTCGACTACATCAACGTCGGCCAGGTCGAGATGCCGAGCCGGGCATACGTGTCCGCGTTCGGGTTCAAGGGGCCGGACCAGCAGAAGCCGGCCGGCGTGCTCTCCGGCGGTGAGCGCAACCGGCTCAACCTGGCGCTCACCCTCAAGCAGGGCGGCAACCTGCTGCTCCTCGACGAGCCCACCAACGACCTGGACGTCGAGACCCTCAGCAGCCTCGAGAACGCCCTGCTCGAGTTCCCGGGCTGCGCCGTGGTCGTCTCCCACGACCGGTGGTTCCTCGACCGCGTCGCCACGCACATCCTCGCCTACGAGGGCGACTCCAAGTGGTTCTGGTTCGAGGGCAACTTCGAGTCGTACGAGAAGAACAAGATCGAGCGGCTCGGCCCGGACGCCGCGCGTCCGCACCGCGCCACCTACAAGAAGCTGACCCGGGGCTGA
- a CDS encoding single-stranded DNA-binding protein — MNETIVCVVGNVATQPLYRETAAGPSARFRLAVTSRYWDREKSAWTDGHTNFFTVWANRQLAVNVAACVELGQPVLVQGRLKVRTEVRDRQQQWTSADIDAVAIGHDLTRGTAAFQRQARPEPVPTAPRPEPNWETPRPAGAESEESREQAPEPAAVT, encoded by the coding sequence ATGAACGAGACCATTGTCTGCGTGGTAGGCAACGTGGCGACCCAGCCGCTGTACCGGGAGACGGCGGCGGGACCGTCGGCCCGGTTCCGCCTGGCGGTGACGTCGCGCTACTGGGACCGGGAGAAGAGCGCCTGGACGGACGGGCACACCAACTTCTTCACGGTGTGGGCCAATCGGCAGCTCGCGGTGAACGTGGCCGCCTGTGTGGAGCTGGGCCAGCCGGTGCTGGTGCAGGGCCGGCTGAAGGTGCGCACGGAGGTGCGCGACAGGCAGCAGCAGTGGACCTCCGCCGACATCGACGCCGTGGCGATCGGCCACGACCTCACCCGGGGTACGGCCGCCTTCCAGCGCCAGGCAAGGCCGGAGCCCGTGCCGACGGCGCCCCGGCCGGAGCCGAACTGGGAGACACCGCGTCCAGCCGGCGCCGAGAGCGAGGAGTCCCGTGAACAGGCCCCGGAACCAGCAGCGGTGACGTGA
- a CDS encoding dynamin family protein, producing the protein MVTLDARPQLLDTLSALRDRVAAARFPLPLPGAPRARANRDELLAQLDDYLVPRLREPEAPLLAVVGGSTGAGKSTLVNSLVGRRVSEAGVLRPTTRTPVLVCHPEDQHWFSGMRVLPDLTRVRAPDEDLDDLMPTGAPPARVLRIETADTLPRGLALLDAPDIDSLVADNRVLAAELICAADIWIMVTTAARYADAVPWYLLRTAKEYDATLVTVLDRVPHQVLSEVSRQYGALLAKAGLGDVPRFTVPELPESAWGAGLLPATAVAPLKEWLTHHAQEPAAREHVMARTVHGLLDSLKVRMPELAGAAAAQYAAALRLTSAVETAYGNELARVRGRLQSGAVLAGDALKRWRAFPLDCTPGELLDALVESLVALLLCSVTAADERVDKAWRREPAGADPVLAAGHSALESSEHRIGLAVRRWRRELEEYAEDEVRVLERSVMPDAEAVAALVATALLGGRRARTAGEGLAERIGAHGAVRLRDRAGRLLNEHVDRVMHNERERRLAPLDALDIQPDPQAELIAALSVLQKER; encoded by the coding sequence GTGGTGACCTTGGACGCACGGCCTCAGCTGCTCGACACACTCTCCGCACTGCGCGACCGTGTCGCCGCCGCACGCTTTCCGCTGCCCCTGCCCGGGGCGCCACGCGCGCGTGCCAACCGCGACGAACTTCTCGCGCAGCTCGACGACTACCTGGTACCCCGCCTGAGGGAGCCGGAGGCGCCGCTCCTGGCCGTCGTCGGCGGGTCGACCGGAGCCGGCAAGTCGACGCTCGTGAACTCCCTCGTCGGGCGGCGGGTGAGCGAAGCGGGCGTCCTCCGGCCAACGACCCGTACCCCTGTCCTCGTCTGCCATCCGGAGGATCAGCACTGGTTCAGCGGCATGCGCGTGCTGCCCGACCTCACGCGCGTGCGGGCGCCCGACGAGGACCTCGACGACCTCATGCCCACCGGCGCGCCCCCCGCGCGCGTGCTGCGCATCGAGACCGCCGACACCCTCCCGCGCGGCCTCGCCCTCCTCGACGCCCCCGACATCGACTCCCTGGTCGCCGACAACCGTGTCCTCGCCGCCGAACTGATCTGCGCCGCCGACATCTGGATCATGGTCACCACGGCCGCCCGCTACGCCGACGCCGTTCCCTGGTATCTGCTGCGCACCGCCAAGGAGTACGACGCCACCCTCGTCACCGTCCTGGACCGGGTGCCCCACCAGGTCCTCTCCGAGGTCTCCCGGCAGTACGGCGCCCTGCTCGCCAAGGCCGGGCTCGGCGACGTACCCCGCTTCACCGTGCCCGAGCTGCCCGAGTCCGCCTGGGGCGCGGGGCTGCTGCCGGCCACCGCCGTGGCCCCGCTGAAGGAGTGGCTCACCCACCACGCCCAGGAACCGGCCGCGAGAGAGCACGTCATGGCCCGTACGGTCCATGGTCTCCTCGACTCGCTCAAGGTCCGCATGCCCGAGCTGGCCGGTGCCGCCGCGGCCCAGTACGCGGCCGCCCTGCGCCTCACCTCCGCCGTGGAGACCGCCTACGGCAACGAGCTCGCGCGCGTACGGGGCCGGCTGCAGTCCGGCGCCGTGCTCGCCGGGGACGCCCTCAAGCGCTGGCGGGCCTTCCCGCTGGACTGCACCCCCGGCGAACTCCTCGACGCCCTCGTGGAGAGCCTCGTCGCCCTGCTGCTGTGCTCCGTCACCGCCGCCGACGAGCGCGTCGACAAGGCCTGGCGGCGCGAGCCGGCCGGGGCCGACCCGGTCCTCGCCGCGGGCCACTCCGCCCTGGAGAGCTCCGAACACCGCATCGGCCTCGCCGTACGGCGCTGGCGGCGCGAGCTGGAGGAGTACGCCGAGGACGAGGTGCGCGTGCTGGAACGCTCCGTGATGCCCGACGCCGAGGCCGTCGCCGCCCTGGTGGCCACGGCGCTGCTCGGCGGGCGGCGCGCCCGCACCGCGGGCGAGGGGCTCGCCGAGCGGATCGGGGCCCACGGCGCGGTGCGGCTGCGCGACCGCGCGGGACGGCTGCTCAACGAACACGTGGACCGCGTCATGCACAACGAACGCGAACGGCGCCTCGCCCCGCTCGACGCCCTCGACATCCAGCCCGATCCCCAGGCCGAACTCATCGCCGCGCTGTCCGTACTGCAGAAGGAGAGGTGA
- a CDS encoding GTPase — MASPSSTPSTSPDPSAPPALSNSSNSSDSPESWDDGLIARRVTEATAAALAAERASVLETGSRGPAGEPPAPLAYDGRLRSRLDALRELVGVSRTRLDSRTLAEAGRVLDEAAARRKLSGRHTVVAIAGATGSGKSQLFNALAGVPISETGVRRPTTAAPIACSWSDGAAGLIDRLGIPGRLRRRPLQSPEAEAQLRGLVLVDLPDHDSAAVEHRKQVDRILKLVDAVIWVVDPEKYADAVLHERYLRPMAGHAEIMFIVLNQVDRLPGDAADQILDDLRRLLDEDGIALGEHGEPGARVLALSALTGDGVGELREVLGDFVAERGAAARRVSADVDAAATGLRPVYATGQRVGLSEEAREEFAARLADAVGATAAGEAAERAWLRNAGRACGTPWLRLWRWYRFRGESTTGRIPVRKAPTDEESTARQRVEQAVRTMADQASAGLPAPWAQAVREAAVRGSQGLPEALDELVARAGLPPGRPPRPGWWPTAVLVQAAMTLLQVVGGLWLVGQIVGVMAPNLGLPVLLMACGIVGGPLVEWGCRMAARGPARRYGQEAERRLREAAAGCGRARVLEPVAAELLRYREVREQYGRVARSGAGVG; from the coding sequence CTGGCCTCCCCGTCATCGACCCCCTCCACCTCCCCTGATCCCTCCGCGCCCCCAGCCCTCTCCAACTCCTCCAACTCCTCCGACTCCCCCGAGTCCTGGGACGACGGTCTGATCGCCCGGCGCGTCACGGAGGCCACCGCCGCCGCGCTCGCCGCCGAACGCGCCTCCGTGCTGGAGACCGGTAGTCGCGGCCCTGCCGGCGAGCCCCCCGCCCCGCTGGCGTACGACGGCCGGCTGCGCTCCCGGCTGGACGCCCTGCGCGAGCTGGTCGGAGTCTCCCGGACCCGGCTGGACAGCCGTACCCTCGCCGAGGCGGGCCGGGTTCTGGACGAGGCGGCCGCCCGCCGCAAGCTCTCCGGCCGGCACACGGTCGTGGCCATCGCGGGCGCGACCGGCAGCGGCAAGTCGCAGCTGTTCAACGCCCTGGCCGGCGTGCCCATCTCGGAGACCGGCGTACGACGTCCCACCACCGCCGCGCCCATCGCGTGCAGCTGGAGCGACGGCGCGGCCGGCCTCATCGACCGGCTGGGCATCCCGGGCCGGCTGCGCCGCCGTCCGCTGCAGAGCCCGGAGGCCGAGGCGCAGTTGCGGGGGCTGGTCCTGGTCGACCTGCCCGACCACGACTCCGCCGCCGTGGAGCACCGCAAGCAGGTCGACCGGATCCTGAAGCTGGTCGACGCGGTGATCTGGGTGGTCGACCCGGAGAAGTACGCCGACGCGGTACTGCACGAGCGCTATCTGCGACCCATGGCCGGCCACGCGGAGATCATGTTCATCGTCCTCAACCAGGTCGACCGGCTGCCCGGAGACGCCGCCGACCAAATCCTCGACGATCTGCGCCGGCTGCTGGACGAGGACGGCATCGCGCTCGGCGAGCACGGCGAGCCGGGCGCCAGGGTGCTCGCGCTGTCCGCGCTCACCGGCGACGGCGTCGGCGAACTGCGCGAGGTCCTCGGCGATTTCGTGGCGGAACGCGGCGCCGCGGCCCGCCGCGTCTCGGCCGACGTCGACGCCGCCGCGACCGGGCTGCGGCCGGTGTACGCCACCGGGCAGCGGGTCGGCCTGAGCGAGGAGGCGCGCGAGGAGTTCGCCGCGCGGCTCGCGGACGCCGTGGGCGCGACCGCGGCGGGCGAGGCCGCCGAGCGCGCCTGGCTGCGCAACGCGGGCCGTGCCTGCGGCACTCCCTGGCTGCGGCTGTGGCGCTGGTACCGGTTCCGCGGCGAGTCCACCACCGGCCGCATCCCCGTGCGCAAGGCCCCGACCGACGAGGAATCCACGGCGCGTCAGCGGGTGGAACAGGCGGTCCGTACGATGGCCGACCAGGCCTCGGCCGGGCTGCCGGCGCCGTGGGCGCAGGCGGTGCGCGAGGCCGCCGTACGCGGGTCGCAGGGGCTGCCGGAGGCGCTGGACGAGCTGGTGGCACGCGCGGGACTGCCGCCGGGCCGGCCGCCGCGGCCCGGCTGGTGGCCGACGGCCGTGCTGGTGCAGGCGGCGATGACCTTGCTGCAGGTCGTCGGCGGTCTGTGGCTGGTCGGCCAGATCGTCGGCGTCATGGCCCCCAACCTCGGCCTGCCGGTGCTGCTGATGGCCTGCGGGATCGTCGGCGGGCCGCTGGTCGAGTGGGGCTGCCGGATGGCGGCGAGAGGCCCCGCCCGGCGCTACGGCCAGGAGGCCGAACGCAGACTCCGGGAGGCGGCCGCCGGCTGCGGCCGGGCCCGGGTGCTCGAGCCGGTGGCTGCGGAACTGCTGCGGTACCGGGAGGTGCGGGAGCAGTACGGGCGGGTGGCACGGAGCGGCGCGGGGGTGGGCTGA